The Mariluticola halotolerans nucleotide sequence CACGCCGAATGCAAAAAAGCGCATCATGCTTTACGGCACGACGCGCTTTTGTGTGGCTGATGGGGCCCGGCAGCCGGAAAGAGCCGCCGGGCGAAGGGGCTTATCCCATTGTTGGCATGACGAATTCGGGATCATTGCGCATGCCCGTGGGCCAGCGGGTGGTGATGGCTTTGAGGCGGGTATAGAAACGCACGCCCTCGGCCCCATGCATGTGATGATCGCCAAACAGCGAGGCTTTCCAGCCGCCGAAGGAATGGAAGGCCATGGGCACGGGGATCGGCACATTGACGCCGACCATGCCCACTTCGATATCGTGCGAGAAGGCACGGGCCACATCGCCATCGCGGGTGAAGACGGCAACGCCATTGGCGTATTCGTGCTGGCCGATCACATCGACCGCCTCATCATAGGTTTTGGCGCGCACGACCGAGAGGACCGGGCCGAAGATTTCGTCTTTCCAGACGGACATGTCGGTGGTGACATTATCGAGCAGGGTGCCGCCGATATAATAGCCGCCCTCATAGCCCTGCTTGTCCGTTTTAAAGGTGCGGCCATCGACGACGACTTTTGCGCCTTCCGCCTCACCGGCATCGATATAACCCTTGACCTTTTCCAGATGCTGGGCGGTGACGAGCGGGCCCATATCGGTGGCCTTGTCGGCAGCGGGGCCGATCTTGAGGGCGTTGATTTTGGGGATCAGCTTTTCGATCAGCGCATCGGCCACCTTGTCGGTGACCGGGACGGCGACGGAAATGGCCATGCAGCGTTCACCAGCCGAGCCGAAAGCTGCACCCATCAAGGCACCGACGGCCATGTCGATATCGGCATCGGGCATGATGACCATGTGGTTTTTGGCGCCGCCCAGAGCCTGGACGCGCTTGCCATTGGCGGTGCCGGTCTGGTGGATATAGCGGGCAATCGGGGTGGAGCCGACAAAGGAGATGGCGGCCACATCGGGATGTTCAAGCAAGGCATCAACCGCCTGCTTGTCGCCCTGAACCACGCCGAAGACGCCTTCGGGCAGGCCCGCTTCGGCCAGCCATTCGGCCATCAACAGGGAGGCGGACGGATCGCGCTCGGAGGGTTTGAGGATAAAGCAATTGCCGCAGGCGAGCGCCACCGGGAACATCCACATGGGCACCATTGCGGGGAA carries:
- a CDS encoding CoA-acylating methylmalonate-semialdehyde dehydrogenase, with amino-acid sequence MSEIGHFINNARVAGTSGRSQPVYNPATGKSESSVVLASVAEVDAAVAAAKAAWPAWAKTPPLRRARILDRFKSILWERGDQLAEAISAEHGKTHDDALGEVTRGLEVVEFAVGAPHLLKGEITENVGTNVDSHSLRQPLGVVAGITPFNFPAMVPMWMFPVALACGNCFILKPSERDPSASLLMAEWLAEAGLPEGVFGVVQGDKQAVDALLEHPDVAAISFVGSTPIARYIHQTGTANGKRVQALGGAKNHMVIMPDADIDMAVGALMGAAFGSAGERCMAISVAVPVTDKVADALIEKLIPKINALKIGPAADKATDMGPLVTAQHLEKVKGYIDAGEAEGAKVVVDGRTFKTDKQGYEGGYYIGGTLLDNVTTDMSVWKDEIFGPVLSVVRAKTYDEAVDVIGQHEYANGVAVFTRDGDVARAFSHDIEVGMVGVNVPIPVPMAFHSFGGWKASLFGDHHMHGAEGVRFYTRLKAITTRWPTGMRNDPEFVMPTMG